A genomic stretch from Shewanella woodyi ATCC 51908 includes:
- a CDS encoding TetR/AcrR family transcriptional regulator, with product MANRSDTKTRILDAAEKLFAERGFSETSLRLITSKAEVNLASVNYHFGSKKELIRAVLARYLDVFMPVASARIVTLQSSEEGASLNDIFSSLVEPLLDLNQLRAEGTSTFLQLLGRGYIESQGHLRWFITTHYGEHLTQFVKAVADSAPHIPPAEMFWRLHFTLGTVVFTMASADALTEIAAADFNEHNDIEAVIRKVIPYLSAGVSVPVN from the coding sequence ATGGCAAATCGATCCGATACAAAAACAAGAATACTGGATGCAGCGGAAAAATTATTTGCAGAACGAGGCTTTTCAGAGACCTCATTGCGTTTGATAACCAGTAAGGCTGAGGTGAATCTTGCCTCAGTCAATTATCACTTTGGCTCTAAAAAAGAGTTGATCAGAGCCGTTTTGGCTCGTTATCTTGACGTATTTATGCCTGTAGCATCGGCAAGAATTGTGACATTACAAAGTTCAGAAGAGGGGGCATCGTTAAATGATATTTTCTCATCCCTTGTGGAACCATTACTGGACTTAAATCAATTAAGAGCGGAAGGTACTAGTACATTTCTACAGCTTCTTGGCCGCGGGTATATCGAGAGTCAAGGGCATCTGAGGTGGTTTATTACCACTCATTATGGTGAACATTTGACTCAGTTTGTTAAAGCTGTAGCAGATAGTGCTCCTCATATCCCACCTGCAGAGATGTTTTGGCGCTTACACTTCACCTTAGGTACTGTGGTTTTCACTATGGCATCGGCCGATGCGTTAACAGAGATTGCAGCGGCAGATTTTAACGAACATAATGACATAGAAGCCGTTATTCGAAAAGTTATTCCCTATCTCTCTGCCGGGGTTTCAGTACCGGTTAATTAA